From the genome of Fusarium keratoplasticum isolate Fu6.1 chromosome 11, whole genome shotgun sequence, one region includes:
- a CDS encoding MFS domain-containing protein, producing MAPSTPPYSTPWIPAPYGRACVGCSRAKCKCFYRSNGGRCERCCRLEISCEPAAGVRKSRTNAIRSAPSADARLERRLDDLVSLIQSQGASRSTATPGTNDLPSVEPSGQIPFDPPPEYSTPASPASSYQPDVAINSADATVELLRPVEPESSDPSSLILSDMSIHGLTDRVAEEQLNTFRRSFLPNSPLFHLPPSLSSREFRQQKPFTWFVTMALSSKQISQQFVMEETIWRIISKRIVCEHLANLDLLIGLICFASWSHGFKMDKPFMTMLTQMAVSLAFELGLHKPPVNGTQRCKFGRSVAEQQQARRERTLEERRTILALFHLSSSTWTAFRKTEPMRWTAYMQECLQILSEQGESHLDAILVAQIKCQLIFHQAEPFASVQPFLEGTQKSPSATLITALLRQLGEVRDTLPANIKSERIIQLYLCYAELALKKHLIGEPKTSSQSIPENFQRLQNLDSALGSTERWLGLLFDMPLSDLAGINVDFCTQFLHCLVILFKLTIHKEPGWDMEEVRKRIDVMSVLDRSHEVLGEVAMAMGIVDDPGPRMGLLFRTAGLLRAVKTLFMTEMQSRLPQNVPQEQAAEGLGGAMDGQCLNFSDELFQGFPIAATTFAAKTPYWHLFYLMIDSLFKSFGGTDGEDASDQMKAVLLQKSVWIISLFFFLYVGAEVTAGGWVIEFLIGVRHSPPSIAGYVASGFWGGIMIGHILLADITHKLGDRRMVFIYIFIGLGLQLVFWFVPDVAVDAVAISLLGFVIAPFFPVGVSVLTNLLPRELHVAAIGMLRFSSRHDRASN from the exons ATGGCCCCGAGTACGCCTCCATATTCCACGCCATGGATTCCGGCACCTTATGGCAGAGCCTGTGTTGGCTGCTCCCGTGCCAAGTGCAAGTGCTTTTATCGCTCAAATGGAGGGAGATGCGAGAG ATGTTGCCGCCTTGAAATTTCCTGCGAGCCTGCCGCTGGTGTCCGAAAGAGCAGAACCAACGCGATACGATCTGCACCCAGTGCCGACGCTAGATTGGAGCGGAGACTTGACGATCTTGTCTCTCTAATACAGTCACAAGGCGCCAGCAGGTCGACAGCTACTCCAGGGACGAACGATCTCCCTTCAGTTGAGCCTAGCGGACAAATCCCTTTCGATCCGCCGCCAGAGTATAGTACTCCAGCATCGCCTGCATCGTCATACCAGCCGGACGTTGCGATAAATTCGGCCGATGCCACGGTCGAACTCCTCCGTCCCGTGGAACCCGAATCAAGTGATCCTTCCTCTCTGATACTGAGTGACATGTCTATCCATGGCCTCACAGATCGTGTTGCCGAGGAACAGCTCAACACTTTTCGGCGCTCCTTCTTACCCAACTCACCACTGTTTcacctccctccctctctcagTTCGCGAGAGTTTCGTCAGCAGAAACCATTTACTTGGTTTGTGACTATGGCATTGTCATCCAAGCAGATCTCGCAACAATTTGTCATGGAAGAGACCATCTGGCGAATCATATCAAAAAGGATAGTCTGTGAGCAtctcgccaacctcgacttGCTCATTGGACTCATCTGCTTTGCGTCATG GTCACATGGCTTCAAAATGGACAAGCCGTTCATGACAATGCTTACTCAAATGGCCGTGTCACTGGCCTTTGAACTCGGCTTGCATAAACCACCCGTAAATGGGACCCAGCGCTGCAAATTCGGGCGATCTGTTGCcgagcagcaacaggcaCGGAGGGAACGAACACTAGAGGAGCGACGAACTATTCTTGCTCTTTTTCACTTGTCTTCATC AACTTGGACCGCATTCCGCAAGACGGAGCCTATGCGCTGGACTGCTTACATGCAAGAATGTCTACAAATTCTTTCCGAGCAAGGAGAGTCGCATCTCGATGCCATACTCGTGGCTCAGATCAAGTGTCAGCTTATCTTCCACCAGGCTGAACCGTTTGCTTCAGTGCAGCCATTTTTGGAGGGCACGCAGAAGTCACCATCTGCGACTCTTATCACGGCACTGCTGAGGCAGCTTGGTGAAGTGAGAGATACGTTGCCTGCCAACATCAAGTCTGAGA GAATCATCCAGCTGTACCTGTGTTATGCGGAACTGGCACTCAAGAAACACCTCATTGGAGAACCCAAGACAAGCAGTCAATCAATCCCGGAAAACTTCCAGAGACTTCAAAATCTGGATTCAGCTTTGGGCAGCACCGAAAGATGGCTGGGACTCTTGTTTGATATGCCTCTAAGCGACCTGGCTGGCATCAATGTCGACTTTTGCACGCAATTCCTCCACTGCCTGGTAATACTCTTCAAACTGACGATCCATAAGGAGCCGGGATGGGATATGGAAGAGGTGAGAAAGAGGATAGATGTAATGAGTGTTCTCGATCGTTCCCATGAGGTACTCGGAGAAGTTGCTATGGCTATGGGCATCGTGGACGACCCGGGTCCTCGCATGGGCCTCTTATTTAGGACTGCTGGTCTCCTCAGGGCTGTCAAAACGTTGTTCATGACAGAGATGCAGTCGAGACTACCGCAGAATGTGCCACAAGAACAGGCTGCTGAAGGCTTGGGTGGTGCGATGGATGGCCAGTGTTTGAACTTCTCAGATGAGCTCTTCCAGGGCTT TCCTATTGCAGCGACGACGTTTGCTGCCAAGACTCCTTACTGGCATCTGTTTTACCTCATGAT AGATAGCCTCTTCAAGTCCTTTGGGGGTACCGATGGCGAGGACGCTAGCGACCAGATGAAAGCCGTTCTCTTGCAGAAATCAGTGTGGATAATTagtctcttcttcttcctctatGTCGGAGCAGAAGTTACTGCCGGTG GCTGGGTCATCGAGTTCCTTATTGGAGTGCGACACAGTCCCCCCAGTATCGCCGGCTACGTCGCGTCTGGCTTCTGGGGAGGCATCATGATAGGGCATATTCTTCTTGCCGATATCACGCATAAACTTGGCGACCGACGCATGGTGTTTATCTACATCTTCATCGGACTCGGGTTGCAGTTGGTGTTTTGGTTTGTCCCTGACGTAGCCGTCGATGCAGTCGCCATCAGTCTCCTTGGCTTTGTTATTGCACCCTTCTTCCCCGTCGGGGTATCAGTTCTCACAAACTTACTACCTCGAGAGTTGCATGTTGCTGCTATAGGTATGTTGCGTTTCAGCTCTCGCCACGATCGAGCCAGCAATTAA